tttattttattttttcatataaacATTCTAAAGATGTGTCAAATCTGCTCTTTTCATCTATTGATCAACGTCCCACCACATTTATATGGAGCTCTAGCTGAAATTCATCTCTCTCTGGGAGGAGCAATATGGTTGACCTTATCTTTCAATCATTCCACTTCTCTCAATCCAGCCTGGGCTTGTTGTATTTTCTTATGTCCAGTGGTACTGTGATGGAGCTGACTCACATTGGTTtgttgaatgtttgttttcttactgTCCCGCTGCTACAATGTTTTCATAAGGTTCTATTATATGTAGGGATCAACCACTCCAAccagttgtttttttgttttgtttttttgactgTGGAAGTCAGTGTACAGAgggaagaaagagaaaaacagagcaaaacagTAAAGAACAGAATAGAGCACTGAAGTACCTTCAAAACATTGAAAATATGACAAAGGACCACCCTATGATGTCATCCTCCTTTCCTTCTGTTTCATTCTGTTACCGTGTGATTGTTATAGCAGACTTCCCCCTCATCCGTGAAATAACTTCTTTTGAGCTTGTTTTGGAGGCTTAAACCTAATGTATTTTCACATATCTATCAGATGTGAACAACTGATCAGCATTATTTGCAGCAGACTGTGTTGAGAAGCCAAGCACTGATAGAAACCCGATCTCCTAAAAATTTGTTGAAGCACAAAGTCAGAGAGCTGAATGCCAAACAAAGATCAGGTGACATACTGGGTCTTATGTCACTGTTGACCAATGTAATACTTTGGAAGAAATCTCATTCAAATGAAAGCCACCCAGGAGATAACATCTTTCTGGATTGTACttgtttttctgaaatgtaaaatttgacATTTACTCACTCGCTCTTGTGAAACAAATGTATGAAAGGCAGTAGGGTCCAATGTTATTTTGAACACCACcaactttcattgtatgaacaaaacAGTTGAgactttaattaaaacatttttggtcAAACgatgtcagaattttcattttttggtgaaagtCAAAGAGTATACACAAATGCTCATAAACATTTTACTTAATTGTCCTCTTTTTCAGAATTTGACGGCCACTCGTCCACTGTAAGATACCAAACCAAAACCCCTGGATTCAGTTCCAAGTCTGTTATCTACAATGGCAACAGAACAATGGCGGTAAGTGTGACCACATTCACTACATTTCCAATTGCATCGTTTATCTGAAGCAAATGCTAACTGAGTTTGTTTTAGTAAAGGATTAAGCTTTACAATAGACCTGCGATAATACTTCCGTATCATTTCACAGCCCAgacagaattcaaattgtttacAGGAAGAAACACACTGAGGAAGGCCTTTGAGCTGAAATGTTCGTGTCTTTGTCCTACTGGTGATAAATGTAGAATAAAACGAAAAGAAAAGACTATTTCATATGAGTGCGGATCATGGTTTTGTATAATAAGTGATTTAATGGATTAACGCACCTAAACGAAAGATCGAGCGACGGAAGAGCGCGGTGCAAACAACTTTTACAGGAAGAAATCACATTGTTAATTTCAATCGGCAAATACTTGATGTTAGATACTGAGTTAAATTCtatcattttatattgttttacactGATAGCACTATTAAAATCAGGTCAGAACAGCCATCCATGAATAGTTATTTGTTGGATTGATTGCAAAGTCCACAATCCCTTGACAATGACACTCTGTGTGGCTGCACCCTGCAAACACAATGATGCGGTATTTTGCGTTGTCCTGTGGGGGCTGTGTTTAGAAAGTGAAGTGCAATACTCGCAAGCTGCGGAATTGAGCTCAGAGCCCAATGTGCATCTGAAACATTCCTAACACAAGACCTCATGAGCCAAATGGTGGACCAGAGGCCACGTTACCCTTTCTGTGTGATAGCAGTGAGCCTGCAAGAGCAGTTAGCATGTGCTTAATCACTCATATCAGAcacaaaatgttgctttttgaATAATTGTTATATTCATATGACTCCCTTTTTACTCAGACGCCTCGACTGTCTCAGTACGCGGGAGAATTTTCCTCTCGCTCTGCAGTAGAAATGGGCACTCGGCAAAGAATCAGCCATGGCGTGCCTATGCCCGCTGTAGTGGGCCGCCCGTACATGTACCATGATGATGCACATCTGAGTGGCTCTTACAACCAGATGCAAACATCGGAATCAAGGACGCTGAGTCGGACTGACCAGGAGGCGGCAGCAATGGCTGGGCTCACGTTACAACAGCAGCCATCTCCTGTGGGGAACTGGGTGGCGTCCTATAGCCACAGTTCTTCGCCCAATGTGGTGCAAAGACAGCGCACCCTCAGTGGAACCCTGGGGCGAGAAGGTTACAATACAGGATGGAGGGAGGCGGAGTTGGCTAATCAATATTCATTTAAAGGCCCTTCCCACCGAACCATCAGCCGCATAAATAATCGTCAGGtgcagcagcaacagcagcaaAGGCTGAGCAGCAGCTCACTGCAGTGGCAGCAGATGTCCACTGGGGGAACCGGTATGATGGGTGCTGGGCATTACCAGGGCACCATGAAGAGAGCGGGGTCTGTGCATAGTATGAAGAGTGTCGGCCGTGGTGTGGACGTTTATGACGGATTGGCCGATGGAACCACAGATGCTCTTGGCGGGtaatgttaaattatttttttaattgatcagCTTAGCGCCACAGTCATTTccttagaagaaaaaaaagatgtcaGTTGACACCATTTAGTCCATTCATGTTCTTATGCCATGTCCATAAAATTCAAGCCTATATAGATATACAACATAGAAGCATTAAATACGATGCAATATGCATGATGAGAACTTTTGTTTTAAACGCATGATGATACATCAATTATTTGTCCATCTTAAAcacacattaccattcaaaagattgtttgatttaaaaaaaaaaaagtaatattgtaaaattatcAAATGCTACttaatatacactgaacaaaattataaacgcaacacttttgtttttacccccatttttcatgagctgaactcaaagatctaagactttttctatgtacacaaaaggcctatttctctcaaatattgttcacaaatctgtgttagtgagcacttttcctttgctgagatactccatccacctcacaggtgtggcatatgaagatgctgattagacagcatgattattgcacaggtgatGGTCGTgcatgaatggcacaacaatgggcctcaggatcttgtcacggtatctctgcattcaaaacaccatcaataaaatgcacctgtgttcgttgtccataacatacgcctgcccataccataaccccaccgtcACCAtcggccactcgatccacaacgttgacatcagcaaaccgctcacccatgcgacgccatacacgctgtctgccatctgccctgtacagtgaaaaccgggattccaccgtgaagagaacacctctccaaagtgccagacgccatcgaatgtgagcatttgcccactcaagtcggttacgatgacgaactgcagtcaggtcgagaccccgatgaggacgacgagcatgcagatgagcttccctgagactgtttctgacagtttgtgcagaaattctttggttatgcaaaccgattgttgcagcagctgtgcgggtggctggtctcagacgatcttggaggtgaagatgctggatgtggaggtcctgggctggtgtggttacacgtggtctgcggttgtgagccTGGCTGGATGTAcagccaaattctctgaaacgcctttggagacggcttatggtagagaaatgaacattcaattcatgggcaacagctctggtggacattcctgcagtcagcatccCAATTGcccgctccctcaaaacttgcgacatctgttgcattgtgctgtgtgataaaactgcacattttagagtggccttttattgtggccagcctaaggcacacctatgcaataatcatgctgtctaatcagcatcttgatatgccacacctgtgaggtggatgtattatctcggcaaaggagaagtgctcactaacacagatttagacagatttgtgaacaatatttgagagaaataggccttttgtgtacatagaaaaagtcttagatctttgagttcagctcatgaaaaatgggggggtgggaaacaaaagtgttgcgtttataattttgttcagtgtatgttGTGAAACCTTTGAAACaactctttgatgaatagaacgttCAAAACAACTGTTTATTTGAAGTTAGTAAAGACTTTTGGCTTGTTACATACTACTgtcaattttaataaatgtaatacatcCTTcccagaataaaagtattttggtaacactttacaataaggttcattagttaacattagttaacaacattagtaaacatgaactaagaatgaacaatacttctgcagcatttattaatcttagttaatgttactttcagcatttactaatgcattattaaaatcacgagttgtgcttgttaacagtagttaatgcactgtgaactaacatgaataatcaatgaacaactgtattttcattaactaacattaacaaagattaataaatagtgtaatacatgcattgttcattgtttgttcatgttagttaatacattaactaatgttaacaaatgacaccttattgtaaagtgttaccagtattttctctttcaaaaaaaaaaaaaaagaaatcttactCTAACTTTCCCTAAACCTTTGAAtggaaatgtattaaattatactttaaattatgactcacaaattaaatatttttaaatatatgttatttaaaataatttttatattatatatttataacactttccattttgtttttgtgtgaatgAACAGAATTCATAACCTGGACATGACTACAGCAATCAGTTACATCTCTTCCACTGATGTTGCCATGCAGGTGTTGGGAGCAGCCTACATACAGCATCAGTGTTACCACAGCAATGAAGCCAAGACCAtggtaaaaatatatagttatatatttatCAGATCAGCAATATACATTTGAAACAAAGGACACTATGGAAATAACACAGACTGTACTATGCaagatctaaagaaattcaaatagAGAGCCAATTTTACCTTTATATTTCACACGAGTCTGTAAACCTCATGCTCTTATTAATCttcttgtaaaatatatttaatattgttgtgCTTTTTCCAAATAACCActaatattagatttttttttttttaacttcaaaactCGAAATCAACAACAAAATGAGATATTGTGTAATTTTGTGATTGGTTACTGTGTCATATTTACCATTACCTTGGGTTCCATCCTGGGCAGACAGCAATTTGCTTATTTTGTATACGGCGACTTTCAGTCCAGGGCAGCAACAGAGCTCTGTTTGGACAGGATTAGAGGGTGTACACACAGGATGTGTTCTTCCTTTCAAAAACAGCTAGATGAAGTGCATCCAACAGGAACAGAATACTGGGTCTAGTGACGTGTTTTAAAAAGTTGAACTCACAAACTTCACAATCCGTTTTAGAAACTCAAAGCTCATGGTGTGAGACACTGAAGAAAAAGGCAGCATGCCTAACAGCTGATGGCTAAGTACAAAAACCAGTTGTGTAAAACAATAACGCAGAGGGAATCCTCCTCAAGTGGTTGGTTGCTTTCTCTGTTGAGTGGTCAAAAGACAAAAAGACCAAAATTCCTTTTAGAAtctataaaaataaaccatgttcaaggaaagaaataaagtcaaagaGGGAACTCTCCAATTGTTTAAACAGATCTAGTtgtcagcaaaatgtatatttgcatAATTAATGGAGCACGGCACAGCTCAAGGCTAAGCTGCTTTTTCTTTGCTATTGTTATGTTACACTCAAGCCAGATGGAGAGAATACCTTCACCCTGCCCTTAATCTTTATCCTGGACCTCAGGGGGCAGAACATTCCGCCTGAGAGCACATCATAGCAAAACATAGACAGATGTCTGAGCAGGTTGCCATGTTGGGCTGAAAAAATGTTCAGGAGATTAACGATTTTTTTCTATAAAGTTTGTAGCACAAAAATGGGATTTAGAGACATGGGATCACTTAGGAATCAGGATaagcaataaaaatatttttttttattctcatagAACTAAACTAGATGTTTTTCTTGTTGCACAGGTGCGTAGTTTGAAGGGCATCTCAGCATTAGTACAGCTGTTTAGCAGCGAGAACCAAGAGGTTCAGCGCTATGCAACAGGTGCTACACGCAACCTCATCTACGAGAATATGGACAACAAGACAGCACTTATCGAAGCCGGTGGCATTAGCAAACTAATTGGTGCTTTAAGAGAACCCGATGATGAACTACGCAAAAATATCACAGGTATGTTTGTgtgagttttgtttttcagtataTGTTTGTTTGAACTGTGAACTGCAAATACAAAGTGGCAACCGTGTCTTGATTCAGTACAAAAGTCCACCTGCATCAGTTGGGTGATCCAACTTGGAGCAGAATTGTCAGTGCAGACAAGTGGAGAGTTGAGAGTGTATTTGGAGAAACAAAGAGAgagcagaaaagaaaaaagtggtCTGGCTGTTTCCTGGAATCACTCCAAGTCTCAGATGCAGTGGGAAGTAGACTCCCAGAGGCCTTTGTGCTTTGTGAGCTCTGCTATCACCCCCACCCCCTCATGCACCCACACTCACTTAGTAAACAATCCTTGACATTCTTTCCTGCTGGactcagggttgccaggtctctTAGTGACATTTTATGACTTGTATTCTTATCTGTGTTAGCTTTAAAACCTTAAAAGACACCATCTGCTTAGTGCTCTGTGTAGTAAACATCCCCATACTAAACAACATTCAAGAACTTGGactataaatgtaaaaaaaatatcatttttacacACATTGATCAGATATTAACATATTACTATAGATAATATATTACTAGATTACTACTATAATATGTGTAGTAGTTCTCAGTTATGCACTTTTTGCAGCGTTTGAATTTTAATGCTTGATTAGTTTAACATGACTGGGCAGTCATACGCAGTCTTatgcagtgatgggaataacggcgttactaacggcgttattttttcagtaacgagtaatcaaacgaattacagTTTCCCCCGTTACGACGCTGTTTCCGTTACTGGCAATAAAATGCGGcattactataatttattataatattattataattgtatttttcagttcatctgaatagATGCGAAGTGTTGGCTACCTGTATTTGACATACCGTAAACTGTAGTGTGaagcggaactaatgcgcaaatgacaatctcattggctggcgctcacctatcgtccctattatcgtccctgttttgatttcagcaaatcaattcgcgCGAACGCAGACTACGTAATTAATATTCTTTAacccagcagctcgttaatccttagtgcattttatattgttattagtagtagaattcGTATTAGATTTGTTATCTTATCAATTTTCCCCCCCCTTTTTTATAGAATcactaaatgacaaacaataccACCACCACCTGTCCTAAGTTCAGTCatcatgacaaatatgcattcatacttggttattctaattactaaagttctatcatcatataatgctaaattatggtattataatgcttgactgactaatgctaagtgtcagtagataaatagtgtagattaatgtacaatgttttatactttattctatttagtgtccatttaattaatttaacatatttaatattgggggcataaaagttatttgacatttgaacatttttttttttttttttaaagtaaggCAATAGTTACTAAtaggtaattagttacttttataatgatgtaactcagttactgtttgtgagaagtaactagtaactataattaattactttttaaagtaacgtgcccaacactggtgatATGCAGAGGTGCaggaagtgggggtgctgagggtgctgcagcaacCCACTGTTTTTGTtgggaatattaaaaaaa
The sequence above is a segment of the Onychostoma macrolepis isolate SWU-2019 chromosome 07, ASM1243209v1, whole genome shotgun sequence genome. Coding sequences within it:
- the pkp3b gene encoding plakophilin-3 isoform X3, yielding MMSAVVATEGLFFSALQPSTSVTTYAIPTDDHPRRDQLSKARRVQQQVQQRMAEKSSSSSRLNASTEFDGHSSTVRYQTKTPGFSSKSVIYNGNRTMATPRLSQYAGEFSSRSAVEMGTRQRISHGVPMPAVVGRPYMYHDDAHLSGSYNQMQTSESRTLSRTDQEAAAMAGLTLQQQPSPVGNWVASYSHSSSPNVVQRQRTLSGTLGREGYNTGWREAELANQYSFKGPSHRTISRINNRQVQQQQQQRLSSSSLQWQQMSTGGTGMMGAGHYQGTMKRAGSVHSMKSVGRGVDVYDGLADGTTDALGGIHNLDMTTAISYISSTDVAMQVLGAAYIQHQCYHSNEAKTMVRSLKGISALVQLFSSENQEVQRYATGATRNLIYENMDNKTALIEAGGISKLIGALREPDDELRKNITGILWNLSSKDSLKERLARESLSELTERVLVPLSGGGDAGVIQQSASEADIFYNTTGCLRNLSSVNERTRQQMRDTRGLVDSLVGYIENSLQEGKGEDKGVENCVCVLRNLSYQLYSEIPASVQMRLEGPTRAQDTRHNDPIGCFTPQSKKAKDRNQDLTTFSEVARVPKGAEWLWHPKIVALYNRILQSSETSTATREAAAGALQNITAGDSRWASVLSRVALEQERMLPVILDLLRSPTDAELRSLTGLLRNLSRHCKNKADMAPIRLILVSFPVSAARLSPP